A region from the Flavobacteriales bacterium genome encodes:
- a CDS encoding T9SS type A sorting domain-containing protein: MRYTQRTVLGMFGIICLGHWFAQRAIGQGLNNLWQGGYEHISGPPWGGSDIEFAGGTATISPQLSRVIDLQHTAANITSSTGELLFFTNGVVIGQADGDTMLNGAGLNPSDYTDNWYPGGLLLPQAALIIPDPGNAERCFLFHCTYDDIPTFAAYNLYVTIVDMSLNSGQGSVLQKNQVIHTGNIQAGRLDAVRHGNGRDWWVYAHEIATDRFWRFLVSPSGVDGPYEQFAGVARPADGGRTVFSPDGSKFAYYWGGSDLDIFSVDRCSGLFSDHVHISIDDYDGSGGVAFSASGRFLYVSSVLDVYQVDMDATDIGASILDIASWDSTYSPFPPFATVFDAAKLAPDGRIYISTGNSTDKLHVINYPDSFGLACDLVQHDITLPTYWQNSLPNHPNYHLGALAGSVCDSLDVGLLEQPENLNMSLYPNPNTGAFAITYAPQPTSGVLEVVALDGRVVHRESVAPWSQLKGVELRDLSPGLYQCTVRFGAQEGVRRFVVE; this comes from the coding sequence ATGCGCTACACGCAAAGGACAGTTCTTGGGATGTTCGGCATCATTTGCCTAGGCCATTGGTTTGCTCAACGAGCCATAGGGCAGGGTTTGAACAACCTGTGGCAGGGAGGATACGAGCACATCAGCGGTCCTCCTTGGGGCGGCTCGGACATCGAATTTGCCGGTGGCACCGCCACAATTTCCCCCCAATTGTCCCGTGTCATCGACCTGCAGCACACGGCAGCGAACATTACGAGTTCTACAGGCGAACTGCTGTTCTTTACCAACGGAGTTGTAATTGGCCAAGCCGATGGCGACACCATGTTGAATGGGGCAGGGCTCAACCCCAGCGACTACACCGACAATTGGTACCCGGGCGGGCTCCTGCTCCCACAAGCAGCACTCATCATACCTGATCCGGGCAATGCCGAGCGGTGCTTTTTGTTCCACTGCACATACGATGACATCCCCACGTTTGCGGCGTACAACTTGTATGTGACAATCGTTGACATGAGCTTGAACTCAGGCCAGGGATCTGTACTGCAAAAGAACCAGGTAATTCATACGGGGAATATTCAAGCAGGCCGACTGGATGCGGTACGGCATGGCAATGGACGCGATTGGTGGGTTTATGCGCACGAGATCGCCACAGACCGCTTCTGGCGGTTTCTCGTGTCACCAAGCGGCGTTGACGGTCCTTACGAACAATTCGCTGGTGTTGCACGACCTGCAGATGGGGGGCGAACTGTTTTCTCGCCGGACGGAAGCAAGTTCGCGTACTACTGGGGCGGGTCCGACCTGGACATCTTCTCGGTCGATCGTTGCTCAGGGCTCTTCAGCGACCATGTTCACATCAGTATTGATGATTACGACGGAAGCGGTGGTGTGGCCTTCTCCGCGAGCGGCCGCTTTCTGTATGTGTCCTCGGTGCTTGATGTGTACCAAGTGGACATGGATGCAACCGATATTGGTGCATCCATATTGGACATAGCCTCTTGGGACTCCACCTACTCACCTTTCCCGCCCTTTGCTACCGTTTTTGATGCGGCCAAGCTTGCTCCGGACGGGAGGATCTATATCAGCACGGGCAACAGCACTGACAAGCTGCATGTGATCAACTATCCGGACAGCTTTGGTCTTGCCTGCGATTTGGTTCAACATGATATCACTTTGCCCACCTACTGGCAAAACTCCCTCCCCAACCACCCCAACTACCACTTGGGTGCGTTGGCTGGGAGCGTATGCGACAGCTTGGATGTGGGGTTGTTGGAGCAGCCGGAGAACTTGAACATGAGCCTATACCCCAACCCCAACACGGGGGCTTTTGCCATCACCTACGCACCCCAACCCACCAGCGGTGTGCTGGAGGTGGTAGCACTGGATGGCCGCGTGGTGCACCGCGAGAGCGTGGCGCCTTGGAGCCAACTGAAGGGCGTGGAGCTGCGGGACTTGTCGCCGGGCCTGTACCAATGCACGGTGCGGTTCGGTGCCCAAGAGGGCGTTAGGAGGTTCGTGGTGGAGTAG